A region of Nocardioides sp. JS614 DNA encodes the following proteins:
- a CDS encoding mannose-1-phosphate guanylyltransferase, which translates to MAAVDNFWAVIPAGGAGTRLWPLSRSSSPKFLHDLTGQGRTLLQGTHDRLAPLVADRFVVVTGAAHRAAVLEQLPEVSPERVLGEPAPRDSMGAIGLAAAVLEREDPDAVMGSFAADHVIPDRAAFAEAVRIAAEVARDDWLVTLGIQPVFPSSAFGYIHLGDPLAGHAGASAVREFVEKPSVRTATEYVATGRYRWNAGMFVVRPTVLLDLLATWHAEFAGALRAIAADPARLEELWPGLPKIALDHAVAEPAAAAGRVACVPSSFHWDDVGDFDSLAALLGTTATATTILGDADLVRVVDASGLVVPGSGRTIAVVGLDDVVVVDTPDAVLVTTRSRAQEVKQVVEALKADGRADLT; encoded by the coding sequence ATGGCTGCCGTCGACAACTTCTGGGCCGTGATCCCGGCGGGTGGGGCCGGCACGCGGCTGTGGCCGCTGTCCCGCTCCTCGAGCCCGAAGTTCCTCCACGACCTGACCGGGCAGGGCCGGACCCTCCTCCAGGGGACGCACGACCGCCTGGCCCCGCTGGTCGCCGACCGCTTCGTCGTCGTGACCGGCGCGGCCCACCGCGCCGCCGTGCTCGAGCAGCTCCCGGAGGTGTCGCCCGAGCGGGTGCTGGGGGAGCCGGCTCCGCGTGACTCGATGGGCGCGATCGGGCTCGCGGCGGCGGTGCTGGAGCGGGAGGACCCCGACGCGGTGATGGGTTCGTTCGCGGCCGACCACGTGATCCCGGACCGGGCGGCGTTCGCCGAGGCGGTGCGGATCGCGGCCGAGGTGGCTCGCGACGACTGGCTGGTGACCCTCGGCATCCAGCCGGTGTTCCCCTCCTCGGCCTTCGGCTACATCCACCTGGGCGACCCGCTGGCCGGCCATGCCGGGGCGAGCGCCGTACGCGAGTTCGTCGAGAAGCCCTCGGTGCGCACCGCGACCGAGTACGTCGCCACCGGCCGCTACCGCTGGAACGCGGGCATGTTCGTGGTCCGTCCGACCGTGCTGCTCGACCTACTGGCTACCTGGCACGCCGAGTTCGCCGGGGCGCTGCGCGCGATCGCCGCCGACCCGGCACGGCTCGAGGAGCTCTGGCCGGGGCTGCCGAAGATCGCGCTCGACCACGCCGTGGCGGAGCCGGCGGCCGCCGCCGGTCGGGTCGCATGCGTGCCGTCGTCCTTCCACTGGGACGACGTCGGCGACTTCGACTCGCTGGCGGCCCTGCTGGGAACGACCGCCACGGCGACCACGATCCTCGGCGACGCCGACCTGGTCCGGGTCGTCGACGCCAGCGGGCTGGTGGTCCCGGGCTCCGGCCGAACGATCGCCGTCGTCGGCCTCGACGACGTGGTGGTCGTCGACACCCCCGACGCGGTGCTCGTCACGACCCGCTCCCGGGCCCAGGAGGTCAAGCAGGTCGTCGAGGCGCTCAAGGCCGACGGGCGCGCCGACCTGACCTGA
- a CDS encoding TIGR03089 family protein: MPTFADVLARQLRADSSRPLITFYDEASGERVELSVTTYANWVAKAGSLLVEEHDLERGQTLGIDLPAHWLGPVFLGAAWSVGLVVTGPEDDRPDAAEPAAVVCGPGSLERWADRADELPVLACSLRPMGVRFADPVPPGVHDVGVEIWSQPDSFAPWDPPGADDPATVAPYGVATQGETWSAAAAGSLLTDGGRLLTEANPASPPGIATFTEPLARGGSLVLVTHAGPERLAAIYTTERATARFP, from the coding sequence GTGCCGACCTTCGCCGACGTCCTGGCGCGCCAGCTGCGCGCCGACTCCTCCCGCCCGCTCATCACGTTCTACGACGAGGCGAGCGGCGAGCGGGTCGAGCTGTCCGTGACGACCTACGCGAACTGGGTCGCGAAGGCGGGGTCGCTGCTGGTCGAGGAGCACGACCTCGAGCGCGGGCAGACGCTGGGCATCGACCTGCCCGCCCACTGGCTCGGACCGGTGTTCCTGGGCGCAGCGTGGAGCGTCGGCCTGGTCGTGACCGGCCCGGAGGACGACCGCCCCGATGCGGCGGAGCCCGCCGCCGTCGTGTGCGGGCCGGGCTCGCTGGAGCGCTGGGCGGATCGGGCCGACGAGCTCCCGGTGCTCGCCTGCTCGCTGCGGCCGATGGGGGTCCGCTTCGCCGACCCGGTTCCCCCGGGAGTGCACGACGTCGGGGTCGAGATCTGGTCGCAGCCGGACTCGTTCGCACCCTGGGACCCGCCGGGCGCCGACGACCCCGCGACGGTGGCGCCGTACGGCGTCGCCACCCAGGGCGAGACATGGAGCGCGGCCGCCGCCGGGAGTCTGCTCACCGACGGCGGCCGCCTTCTCACGGAGGCGAACCCGGCTTCCCCACCGGGTATCGCCACCTTCACCGAGCCGCTCGCACGCGGCGGCTCGCTGGTCCTGGTCACCCACGCCGGACCGGAGCGCCTGGCGGCGATCTACACCACCGAGCGCGCCACGGCCCGCTTCCCTTGA